The Pseudomonadota bacterium genome includes a window with the following:
- a CDS encoding NYN domain-containing protein, with the protein MRLAIDGYNLIAAIAGSPLDFLDLEVERESLIGMLADYRSCRRHVVEVVFDGWQVAAAGARKSHEQGVKIIFSPLGMKADLVLLRLAEKYGSGLTVVTDDGDLRHKVQRYNAVTIGALEFYDQMMVAVIAGEKGLTGEDDDLAERRQDRSTKKKGNPRRLSRKERQKAKRIKSL; encoded by the coding sequence ATGCGATTAGCTATTGATGGATATAACCTGATTGCGGCCATTGCCGGTAGTCCCCTTGATTTCCTTGATCTGGAAGTTGAACGGGAAAGCCTGATCGGTATGCTGGCTGATTATCGTTCCTGCCGTCGGCATGTGGTGGAAGTGGTTTTTGATGGCTGGCAGGTTGCGGCTGCTGGAGCCCGAAAGTCCCATGAACAGGGGGTGAAGATAATCTTTTCCCCTTTAGGCATGAAAGCAGACTTGGTTTTGCTGCGCTTGGCCGAAAAATATGGCTCCGGATTGACGGTGGTGACCGATGATGGTGATCTGCGTCATAAAGTTCAGCGATATAATGCCGTGACCATCGGCGCATTGGAATTTTATGACCAGATGATGGTCGCGGTTATTGCCGGGGAAAAAGGGCTTACCGGCGAAGATGATGACCTTGCTGAGCGTCGGCAGGACAGGTCGACGAAAAAAAAAGGAAATCCACGGCGTTTATCCCGCAAGGAAAGGCAGAAAGCCAAGCGGATTAAATCATTATAA